One Nostoc sp. UHCC 0302 DNA window includes the following coding sequences:
- a CDS encoding DUF4082 domain-containing protein: MNRPIRLMILMMLTMLMVLGLNLGSQLPMQRVLAADPSCTSPANSIVAENCQPGNPSSEWDISGIGDSSIQGFATDISVNRGSTISFKIKTDATSYRLDIYRMGYYGGNGARKITTILPSATLPQNQPGCLSDSTTGLNDCGNWKVSASWAVPSSATSGIYFAKVVRSNGGASHIVFIVRDDASTSDILFQTSDTTWQAYNDYGGNSLYKGSPAGRAYKVSYNRPFNTRIVDSGEDWLFNAEYPMVRWLEANGYNISYFTGVDSDRRGNLIRNHKVFLSVGHDEYWSNGQRQNVEAARNAGVDLAFFSGNEVFWKTRWENSIDTSVTPYRTLVTYKETTANAVIDPQDPPTWTGTWRDPRFSPPADGGRPENALTGTIFKVNGGTRAIQVPAADGKMRFWRNSNVASLAAGSIATLTDGTLGYEWDEDSDNGFRPPGLIRLSTTTATGVEILQDYGSTYASGTATHHLTLYKHSSGALVFGSGTIQWPWGLDGNHDRASTTPNPAMQQATVNLFADMGVQPATLQAGLTSATASTDTTTPSSTITSPTAGATITSGSTVTISGTASDTGGGVVGGVEVSVDGGTTWHPANGRASWSYSWTPTTSGSVTIKSRAIDDSGNIENPGASVTVTVGARTCPCSIWDNTATPAVLADSDTGAIEVGVKFRSDNDGYITGIRFYKASTNTGTHVGSLWSSSGTQLATATFTSETGSGWQQVTFGSPVAITASTTYVASYHTNVGHYSVDEGYFASARDNPPLHALSNGSSGGNGVYKYSSNSAFPTSSFNSSNYWVDVIFTTTAAADTTPPTVTSVSPTSGATGVSTGTSVTATFSEAMNSSTISSSTFELRNSSSTLVSATVSYNATSRTVTLTPSSALTASATYTATVKGGTTGVKDSAGNALAANFTWSFTTAAADTTPPTVTSVSPTSGATGVSTGTSVTATFSEAMNSSTISSSTFELRNSSSTLVSGTVSYNATSRTVTLTPSSPLTASATYTATVKGGTTGVKDSAGNALAANFTWSFTTGTGASSIWNSTATPTVLADPDNSAIELGVKFKSDVAGSITGIRFYKSTTNTGTHVGTLWSSSGTQLATATFTGETASGWQQVNFTTPVAITANTTYVASYHTDVGHYSVDEGYFASARDNAPLHALSNGSSGGNGVYKYGARSFPNSSYNSSNYWVDVVFAP, from the coding sequence ATGAACAGGCCCATTCGACTGATGATCCTGATGATGCTAACGATGCTTATGGTGTTAGGACTGAACTTAGGGTCTCAACTACCAATGCAGAGGGTGCTTGCAGCCGATCCCTCCTGCACGTCACCAGCCAACTCGATAGTTGCCGAGAACTGTCAACCTGGCAATCCCTCTAGTGAATGGGATATCAGCGGTATAGGTGACTCAAGTATCCAGGGCTTTGCCACTGATATTAGCGTTAATCGGGGAAGCACCATTTCCTTCAAAATAAAAACTGACGCCACTAGCTACCGTCTCGATATTTACCGCATGGGATACTACGGTGGCAATGGTGCCCGTAAGATCACAACTATTCTGCCTTCAGCAACTCTGCCGCAGAACCAACCGGGCTGCTTAAGTGATAGCACAACTGGACTGAACGATTGCGGTAACTGGAAAGTGTCTGCATCGTGGGCTGTCCCCTCCAGCGCCACCTCAGGAATATACTTCGCGAAAGTTGTGCGCTCAAACGGAGGTGCAAGCCATATCGTCTTCATCGTTCGAGACGATGCTAGCACCTCCGATATCCTCTTCCAGACCTCTGATACCACTTGGCAAGCATACAATGATTATGGTGGTAACAGCTTATACAAAGGCTCACCTGCCGGTCGGGCATATAAAGTTAGCTACAACCGTCCGTTCAACACTCGTATAGTTGACAGCGGCGAAGATTGGCTCTTCAACGCCGAATACCCTATGGTTCGCTGGCTAGAAGCTAATGGTTACAACATCAGCTATTTTACTGGCGTAGATAGCGATCGCCGTGGTAACTTGATTCGCAACCATAAGGTCTTTCTATCTGTCGGTCATGATGAGTACTGGTCGAATGGGCAACGCCAGAACGTTGAAGCCGCCAGAAATGCGGGTGTCGATTTAGCCTTCTTTAGCGGTAACGAAGTCTTTTGGAAAACCCGTTGGGAAAATAGTATTGATACGTCGGTGACGCCCTATCGCACCTTAGTTACATACAAAGAGACGACAGCCAATGCAGTCATTGATCCGCAAGACCCACCCACATGGACAGGCACTTGGCGCGACCCGCGCTTTAGCCCACCGGCTGACGGTGGTCGTCCTGAAAACGCTCTAACTGGAACAATATTCAAAGTCAACGGAGGGACTAGGGCTATTCAAGTACCTGCGGCCGATGGCAAGATGCGCTTTTGGCGCAATAGTAATGTTGCTAGTCTTGCGGCAGGCAGTATTGCCACACTGACCGATGGAACCTTAGGTTACGAGTGGGATGAAGACTCTGATAACGGGTTCCGACCGCCTGGCTTGATTCGTTTGTCCACGACTACGGCCACTGGTGTCGAGATTCTACAAGACTATGGGTCTACTTATGCTTCAGGTACAGCAACACACCACCTGACATTATACAAACATAGTAGTGGAGCGCTGGTTTTTGGCTCTGGAACGATACAGTGGCCTTGGGGTTTAGATGGAAATCACGACCGAGCTAGTACAACGCCAAATCCAGCTATGCAGCAGGCAACCGTTAACTTGTTCGCTGACATGGGCGTACAGCCAGCCACGTTGCAAGCTGGTTTGACATCTGCTACTGCCTCAACTGATACGACTACCCCTAGTTCTACAATTACCTCACCTACTGCTGGTGCGACTATAACCAGTGGTAGTACTGTCACAATTAGCGGTACAGCAAGCGATACAGGTGGCGGTGTTGTGGGCGGTGTCGAGGTATCAGTAGACGGCGGCACAACTTGGCATCCAGCGAATGGTCGTGCTAGTTGGAGCTATAGTTGGACACCGACAACATCGGGGTCAGTCACCATCAAGAGTCGCGCGATCGATGATAGCGGTAATATTGAGAATCCTGGTGCAAGTGTTACAGTCACAGTAGGGGCGCGTACCTGTCCGTGCAGTATCTGGGATAACACAGCAACTCCTGCCGTGTTAGCAGATTCTGATACTGGGGCGATCGAGGTTGGTGTTAAGTTCCGCTCAGATAATGATGGCTACATCACTGGTATCCGTTTTTATAAAGCTAGCACTAATACAGGGACTCATGTCGGCAGCTTATGGAGCAGCAGTGGTACACAACTAGCCACAGCAACTTTCACTAGTGAAACTGGCTCAGGTTGGCAACAGGTTACCTTTGGTAGCCCAGTAGCAATTACCGCCAGCACTACCTATGTGGCGTCTTATCACACCAATGTTGGACACTACTCTGTAGATGAGGGATACTTTGCTTCTGCTAGGGATAATCCACCGCTACATGCCCTCAGCAACGGATCAAGTGGGGGGAATGGCGTTTATAAATATAGCTCGAATTCTGCGTTTCCTACCTCTAGCTTTAATTCGAGCAACTACTGGGTTGATGTCATATTTACAACTACCGCTGCGGCCGATACAACGCCGCCAACGGTGACATCAGTATCTCCCACTAGTGGTGCTACAGGAGTCAGTACTGGGACAAGTGTCACAGCTACTTTCAGCGAAGCCATGAACTCAAGCACAATTAGTAGCAGTACATTTGAGTTACGTAACTCAAGCAGTACGTTAGTCTCAGCAACTGTCAGCTATAACGCTACTAGCCGCACGGTAACCCTCACACCAAGTAGCGCACTAACAGCTTCGGCAACTTATACCGCCACCGTTAAAGGTGGGACAACTGGGGTGAAAGACTCGGCGGGTAATGCCTTAGCAGCAAATTTCACTTGGTCATTTACTACTGCTGCGGCTGACACAACGCCGCCAACGGTGACATCAGTATCTCCCACCAGTGGTGCTACAGGAGTCAGTACTGGGACAAGTGTCACAGCTACTTTCAGCGAAGCCATGAACTCAAGCACAATTAGTAGCAGTACATTTGAGTTGCGTAACTCAAGCAGTACGTTAGTCTCAGGGACTGTCAGCTATAACGCTACTAGCCGTACGGTAACCCTCACACCAAGCAGCCCACTAACAGCTTCGGCAACTTATACCGCCACCGTTAAAGGTGGGACGACTGGGGTAAAAGATTCGGCGGGTAACGCCTTAGCAGCAAATTTCACTTGGTCATTTACCACAGGGACAGGAGCATCTAGTATCTGGAACAGCACAGCTACTCCTACCGTGTTGGCAGATCCCGACAACAGCGCGATTGAATTGGGCGTCAAGTTCAAATCAGATGTCGCAGGTTCGATTACTGGAATTCGATTCTACAAGAGTACAACCAATACTGGTACTCATGTCGGTACTCTCTGGAGTAGCAGTGGAACCCAGCTAGCAACGGCAACTTTCACTGGCGAGACTGCCTCAGGTTGGCAGCAGGTCAACTTTACTACTCCAGTTGCGATTACTGCTAACACTACTTATGTAGCCTCCTATCATACTGATGTTGGACACTACTCCGTAGATGAGGGGTACTTTGCTTCCGCTAGAGATAATGCACCACTGCACGCTCTCAGCAACGGGTCGAGTGGTGGCAATGGTGTCTACAAGTATGGTGCTAGGAGCTTTCCTAACTCCAGCTATAATTCGAGCAACTACTGGGTTGATGTCGTATTTGCTCCGTAG
- a CDS encoding DUF4082 domain-containing protein, with protein MIRRFRYLIVFCCTLFLLLFLNQINSYTSAQTIIGSNALKAVNAIAYISDNLLANATQDGRIALVDPATGRLIRTISGHSGKPIAGLVFSNNKLNSVGRDTTLQQWDSSTGKQLNVLRGHEHPIRAVAASPDGKYLATVGEDTKVYLWDAVTNKLSNIFTDGKSFGNSVAFSPDNKFLATGDENGWINLYDVASGRLLRTLLGHSSGVTGLAWSPNGVGTLASVSKDATARIWDTVKFEQRSVLSDATKPLRTVAFSRDGTTLIAGGDDKKIFQWDLASSKLRLTLNVTDAVTAIAVSPNGATITSANASGDVSQSDAKSGVLKQTIQLTTSLLSPVLDPVTDLLKSNSDGSKALKPASSVKQTTSSSRETLIAAIPPAPGGPILVITSASKPFNKYYAEILRTEGFNSFNESDISSVTAATLANYDVVILGETTLTSAQVTMFTNWVTGGGNLIAMRPDTQLASLLGLTNAASTLANAYLLVDTSTDVGDGIVDQTIQFHGTADRYTLSGASSIASLYTNATTATVNPAVTIRSVGSSGGQAAAFTYDLARSIVYTRQGNPAWAGQERDSYTPIRSDDQFFGNASGDVQADWVNLNKVAIPQADEQQRLLANLIIKMNLDKKPLPRFWYFPHGKKAVVLMTGDDHANGGTGPRFDQFRAASPTGCSVDDWECIRGTSYIYPNSPLTNAQAASYTADGFEVSLHVNTNCGDFTATTLENFYTAQLSTFNTKYSSIPAPITERHHCLVWSDWFSTPQVELNHGIRLDTTYYYWPPDWITNRAGFFTGSGMPMRLVNQDGTMIDVYHAATQMTDESGQTYPSTVNTLLDSAVGAQGYYGVFNVNAHTDVANSDAANAVVASAQAHNVPVIAANQLLKWLDGRNNSSFGSLTWTSNTLSFTITKGSNTNGLQAMLPTRSGSLVLSSITLNGNPVTYTAQGIKGIEYAFFSVNAGSYVATYTADTTPPTVTSTTPTNGATGVDTVTNVTATFSEAMNPATINSSSFELRSPASTLIAATVTYDEATRKATLTPSSPLATSTTYTATIKGGVTDPRVKDQAGNALASNFTWSFTTTSAATPQSIWNSSAMPTNPSTSDTNAVELGVKFRSDIAGSITGIRFYKGSGNTGTHIGNLWSSTGTQLATATFSSETASGWQQVNFTTPVAITANTVYVASYHTDVGRYAADNNFFASSGVDNPPLHALRDGESGSNGLYKYGASSFPNSSYQSSNYWVDVVFTSSTVTDTTPPTVSSRTPASGATGVSTGTSVTATFSEAMDSATINTNTVELRNPSSTLVSATVSYAANTATLTPSSALAASTTYTATVKGGGIDPRVKDQAGNALAANSTWSFTTGAAPSCPCSIWNSTTTPTVLADADNSAIELGVKFKSDVAGSITAIRFYKSTTNTGTHVGTLWSSSGTQLATATFTGETASGWQQVNFTTPVAITANTTYVASYHTDVGRYSVDQGYFASARDNAPLHALSNGSSGGNGVYKYGARSFPNSSYNSSNYWVDVVFALS; from the coding sequence ATGATTCGACGTTTCAGATACCTCATCGTATTTTGCTGCACGCTTTTTTTATTACTGTTTCTAAATCAGATAAATAGCTATACGAGCGCTCAGACAATTATTGGGTCAAATGCTCTCAAAGCAGTCAATGCGATCGCTTACATTTCGGACAATCTGTTAGCCAACGCTACTCAAGATGGGCGGATCGCGCTGGTTGACCCAGCGACTGGTAGATTGATTCGAACCATATCAGGACACTCAGGTAAGCCGATTGCAGGACTTGTATTCTCAAATAACAAGCTTAATAGTGTTGGTAGAGACACTACATTGCAACAGTGGGACTCTTCAACAGGCAAGCAACTCAATGTCTTGCGGGGACACGAGCATCCAATCAGAGCAGTAGCAGCCAGTCCCGACGGCAAGTACTTAGCAACTGTGGGCGAGGACACGAAAGTATATTTATGGGATGCAGTAACTAACAAACTTAGCAATATTTTCACGGATGGCAAAAGTTTCGGCAATAGCGTCGCCTTCAGCCCCGACAACAAATTTTTAGCTACCGGAGACGAGAATGGTTGGATCAACCTCTACGATGTGGCAAGTGGCAGACTGCTCAGAACCTTACTTGGTCATAGCAGTGGAGTTACTGGGCTTGCCTGGAGTCCCAACGGAGTAGGTACTCTGGCTAGTGTCAGCAAAGACGCCACAGCCAGAATCTGGGATACAGTCAAATTTGAACAGAGGTCAGTTCTGAGCGACGCCACCAAGCCGCTCAGAACGGTTGCCTTCAGTCGTGATGGTACAACCCTGATCGCTGGGGGTGATGACAAAAAGATTTTTCAATGGGACTTGGCAAGCAGCAAACTGCGCTTAACGCTGAACGTAACAGATGCTGTCACTGCGATCGCTGTTAGCCCAAATGGAGCCACCATTACTAGCGCTAACGCAAGTGGTGATGTTAGTCAGTCGGACGCAAAAAGTGGAGTACTGAAGCAAACTATCCAATTAACCACTAGTTTATTAAGCCCAGTCTTAGACCCAGTCACTGACCTATTAAAGTCTAACTCAGATGGCAGCAAGGCCCTAAAACCTGCTAGCTCAGTTAAACAAACTACTAGTTCCAGTAGAGAAACACTGATTGCCGCCATCCCACCAGCACCAGGTGGCCCAATCTTGGTTATAACTTCTGCTTCCAAACCCTTCAACAAATACTACGCAGAGATTTTGCGGACTGAAGGATTTAACTCCTTCAACGAAAGTGATATCTCATCAGTTACAGCAGCGACACTTGCCAACTACGATGTTGTCATCCTTGGTGAGACGACCCTAACCTCTGCTCAGGTAACAATGTTCACCAATTGGGTGACAGGTGGTGGCAATCTGATCGCCATGCGCCCTGATACGCAGCTCGCTAGTTTGTTGGGGTTAACCAATGCAGCATCGACACTTGCTAATGCCTATTTACTCGTAGACACCTCGACAGATGTCGGCGATGGCATTGTAGACCAAACAATCCAATTCCACGGAACTGCTGACCGCTACACACTGAGCGGTGCTTCTAGCATTGCTTCACTGTACACAAATGCTACGACTGCAACTGTTAATCCAGCCGTAACAATACGCAGTGTTGGTAGTAGTGGTGGTCAGGCTGCTGCATTTACCTACGACTTAGCGCGTTCAATCGTCTATACACGCCAAGGTAATCCTGCTTGGGCTGGGCAGGAACGTGATAGTTACACGCCAATCCGCTCTGACGACCAGTTCTTCGGCAATGCCAGTGGCGATGTCCAAGCGGATTGGGTAAATCTCAATAAAGTGGCTATCCCTCAGGCAGATGAGCAACAGCGCCTACTGGCCAACTTGATTATCAAGATGAACCTTGATAAGAAACCACTACCGCGCTTCTGGTACTTCCCCCACGGTAAAAAAGCGGTTGTACTCATGACCGGCGACGACCATGCTAATGGAGGAACCGGGCCTCGGTTTGACCAATTTAGAGCCGCAAGTCCAACTGGGTGTTCAGTCGATGATTGGGAATGCATTCGAGGTACATCATATATCTATCCTAACTCGCCCCTAACTAATGCTCAGGCAGCAAGTTACACTGCTGATGGCTTTGAAGTGTCATTGCATGTAAATACCAACTGTGGGGATTTTACGGCCACTACCCTAGAAAATTTCTACACAGCTCAGCTAAGTACATTTAACACCAAGTACTCTAGCATCCCTGCACCAATTACCGAACGACATCACTGCCTTGTTTGGAGTGACTGGTTCAGTACTCCACAAGTTGAGCTGAATCACGGAATCCGACTCGATACAACTTACTACTATTGGCCGCCCGATTGGATTACTAACCGCGCAGGATTCTTCACTGGTTCAGGGATGCCGATGCGCTTAGTCAACCAAGACGGAACAATGATAGACGTCTATCATGCGGCTACCCAAATGACTGATGAATCAGGACAAACATATCCTTCAACAGTCAATACCTTGCTTGATTCGGCAGTTGGAGCACAGGGATATTATGGTGTTTTCAACGTCAATGCCCACACTGATGTTGCTAACTCGGATGCTGCCAATGCGGTGGTCGCCTCCGCACAAGCCCATAATGTGCCAGTTATCGCTGCCAATCAACTATTAAAATGGCTTGATGGTCGTAACAATTCATCTTTCGGCTCGCTCACATGGACTAGTAACACCCTAAGCTTTACTATCACCAAAGGTTCAAATACAAACGGTTTGCAGGCGATGCTACCAACTCGCTCTGGAAGCTTAGTTTTGAGCAGTATCACCCTTAATGGTAATCCTGTTACTTACACTGCACAGGGAATTAAAGGCATTGAGTACGCCTTCTTCTCAGTTAATGCAGGTTCTTACGTTGCTACATATACAGCAGATACAACGCCACCGACGGTTACTTCAACAACTCCCACTAATGGAGCCACAGGCGTTGATACTGTAACAAATGTCACAGCAACGTTTAGCGAGGCCATGAACCCAGCAACAATTAACAGCAGCAGCTTTGAATTACGAAGCCCAGCGAGTACGTTGATTGCTGCCACTGTGACCTATGATGAGGCAACCCGCAAGGCAACACTAACACCGAGCAGCCCGTTAGCAACTTCGACAACTTATACTGCCACCATTAAAGGTGGGGTAACTGACCCACGGGTAAAAGATCAAGCAGGCAACGCTTTAGCCTCGAACTTTACTTGGTCATTCACGACTACCAGTGCAGCAACCCCTCAGAGCATCTGGAATAGTTCGGCAATGCCAACAAACCCATCAACTTCTGATACTAATGCAGTCGAGTTGGGAGTCAAGTTCCGCTCAGATATTGCCGGCTCAATTACTGGCATTCGATTTTACAAGGGAAGTGGAAACACAGGCACTCACATCGGCAACTTGTGGAGCAGCACTGGTACACAGCTAGCAACGGCAACTTTTAGCAGCGAAACTGCTTCTGGCTGGCAGCAAGTCAACTTTACAACTCCAGTGGCAATTACTGCTAACACAGTTTATGTTGCTTCTTACCATACTGATGTTGGAAGATACGCTGCTGATAATAATTTCTTCGCCAGTTCTGGAGTTGATAACCCACCACTACACGCTCTGCGTGATGGAGAAAGTGGGAGCAATGGCCTCTACAAATATGGTGCTAGTAGCTTCCCAAATAGCAGCTACCAATCGAGTAATTACTGGGTTGATGTAGTCTTTACAAGCAGCACTGTCACTGACACGACTCCACCGACGGTAAGTTCCAGGACTCCCGCCAGCGGTGCTACAGGGGTAAGCACAGGGACAAGTGTCACGGCTACCTTCAGCGAGGCAATGGACTCGGCAACGATTAATACCAACACAGTTGAGTTGCGTAACCCAAGCAGTACCCTGGTATCAGCCACTGTCAGCTACGCTGCCAACACAGCCACCTTAACACCGAGCAGCGCACTGGCAGCTTCAACAACTTATACTGCCACTGTCAAAGGTGGAGGTATTGATCCTAGAGTGAAAGACCAGGCGGGTAACGCCTTAGCAGCGAATTCCACTTGGTCATTTACCACAGGAGCAGCCCCGTCCTGTCCATGCAGTATTTGGAATAGCACAACTACTCCTACCGTGTTGGCAGATGCCGATAACAGTGCGATTGAATTGGGCGTCAAGTTCAAATCAGATGTCGCAGGTTCGATTACTGCCATTCGATTCTACAAAAGTACAACTAATACTGGCACTCACGTCGGTACTCTTTGGAGTAGCAGTGGAACCCAGCTAGCAACGGCAACTTTCACTGGCGAAACTGCCTCAGGTTGGCAGCAGGTCAACTTTACGACTCCAGTCGCGATTACCGCTAACACTACTTATGTAGCTTCCTACCATACTGATGTTGGACGCTACTCCGTAGATCAGGGATACTTTGCTTCCGCTAGAGATAATGCACCACTGCACGCTCTTAGCAACGGGTCGAGTGGTGGCAATGGTGTCTACAAGTATGGTGCTAGGAGCTTTCCTAACTCCAGCTATAATTCGAGCAACTACTGGGTTGATGTTGTATTTGCTCTCAGCTAA
- a CDS encoding ExeM/NucH family extracellular endonuclease → MALTPENIAINEIDSDTPGTDTAEFVELYDGGVGNTDLSGLVVVFYNGSNDQSYAAFDLDGYNSDANGYFVLGNIGVPGVDLLFPGNTLQNGVDAVALYTANASDFPNNTPVTTTNLIDAIAYDTNDADDSSLLALLNPSEPQVDENNGANGSANDSLQRVPNGAGGRRNTSSYQALTPTPGAANTNLDVEATLTKIHDIQGSAATFNSAFGGTRTIEGIVVAAFTGSSKLNGFYVQEEDADADTDSKTSEAIFVFDPSGLFSGSVGDKVQVSGKVGEFTSSSSGITSSLTQLSSLTSVVNLGASNLPTVTNIQLPVTGVTDLERYEGMLVNVSAASGDLTVTEQFQLGRFGQVVLSATGASNQPGTDGRLDQYTQFNAPSVSRYSAYLDEIAKRRIILDDGNNTQNPDPIIHARGGKPLSASNTLRGGDTVASISGVLDQRFEGYRVQTSTGEDFTPANPRPNTPPNVGGTLKVASFNILNYFNGDGTGGGFPTPRGAENLTEFNRQRDKIIQAIIGSGADALGLIELENDGYGANSAIQDLVNGLNGVAGTGTYTFINPETSLGTDQIAVGIIYKPGKVTPVGAAATTPDGYGQGAFDATGRKPLAQTFQQNSSGENFTLVVNHFKSKGSGTQGAGDADIGDGQGQFNGTRTRAAQDLATWLATNPTGNNDPDYLIVGDLNAYAKEDPLTVLAKAGYNNQLSQNTYSYVFDGQLGSLDHALANGSLSAQVTGAAKWHINADEPTVLDYNTNFKSAGQQDSLYNPDPFRSSDHDPVLVGLDLYSIDKTIIPPAGRKIVKGSKGNDVIVGGVGEKTLTGGDGKDQFVYNSIQEAGHWITDFQVGSDKIVLTKLLDSLVTGGYNGSDAIADGYVRLIQGHTAKSTTLQIDRDGLLSSAAFQPFLELENITPEATNSIYNFVF, encoded by the coding sequence ATGGCTTTGACACCAGAGAATATTGCGATTAACGAAATTGACTCGGATACTCCTGGCACTGACACAGCGGAGTTTGTCGAGCTTTATGATGGCGGTGTAGGCAATACCGACCTCAGCGGACTAGTGGTTGTTTTTTACAACGGCAGTAACGACCAATCTTATGCCGCCTTTGACCTAGATGGATATAATAGTGATGCTAATGGTTACTTTGTACTTGGTAACATAGGTGTACCGGGTGTAGACTTACTCTTCCCTGGAAATACCCTGCAAAATGGAGTTGATGCAGTAGCGCTCTACACAGCTAATGCCAGCGACTTCCCAAATAATACACCTGTTACCACAACTAATCTGATTGATGCGATCGCTTATGACACAAACGACGCTGATGACAGTAGTTTGCTTGCTCTGCTCAATCCATCAGAGCCACAAGTAGACGAAAATAATGGAGCAAATGGCAGTGCGAACGACTCACTGCAACGAGTTCCTAATGGTGCAGGCGGTAGACGTAACACTAGTAGCTACCAAGCGCTGACGCCAACACCTGGTGCAGCCAATACTAACCTTGATGTTGAAGCTACGCTCACTAAAATTCACGACATTCAAGGCAGTGCTGCCACATTTAACTCTGCTTTTGGTGGAACCCGCACAATTGAGGGTATTGTTGTTGCTGCTTTCACTGGCTCCTCCAAACTGAACGGCTTCTACGTCCAGGAAGAAGATGCTGATGCTGATACCGACTCCAAAACCTCAGAAGCTATCTTTGTTTTCGACCCATCAGGGCTATTTTCTGGTAGCGTTGGCGATAAAGTTCAAGTCAGTGGGAAAGTTGGCGAATTTACTAGTAGCAGCAGTGGAATTACTAGTAGTCTCACGCAACTTTCGAGTTTGACAAGTGTTGTCAACCTGGGCGCTAGCAATTTACCTACAGTTACCAACATCCAATTACCTGTTACTGGCGTCACAGACTTAGAACGTTATGAAGGGATGCTGGTTAACGTTAGTGCAGCCAGTGGTGACCTGACTGTAACCGAGCAGTTCCAACTTGGTCGTTTTGGGCAAGTCGTCCTTTCGGCAACTGGTGCTAGCAACCAACCTGGTACTGATGGCAGGCTTGACCAGTACACCCAATTCAACGCGCCAAGTGTTAGCAGATACTCCGCCTATTTAGATGAGATTGCTAAACGGCGGATTATCTTAGATGACGGTAACAATACTCAAAACCCTGACCCAATCATTCATGCTCGTGGCGGTAAACCTCTGAGTGCCAGTAACACACTGCGCGGTGGTGATACAGTTGCCAGTATCAGCGGCGTTTTAGACCAGCGTTTTGAAGGATATCGCGTTCAAACATCCACAGGGGAAGACTTTACACCCGCTAATCCTCGCCCGAATACACCGCCAAATGTCGGTGGCACACTCAAAGTTGCTAGCTTTAACATTCTCAATTACTTTAATGGTGATGGTACAGGTGGTGGTTTCCCAACACCCAGAGGAGCCGAGAATCTCACCGAGTTTAACCGTCAGCGCGACAAGATTATCCAAGCGATTATCGGGTCAGGGGCTGATGCTTTGGGATTGATTGAACTGGAGAATGATGGCTACGGAGCGAATAGTGCGATTCAGGATCTCGTCAACGGATTGAATGGAGTTGCTGGTACTGGCACTTATACCTTTATCAATCCCGAAACTAGCCTTGGAACTGACCAAATTGCAGTCGGAATCATCTACAAACCTGGCAAAGTTACCCCAGTCGGTGCAGCAGCTACAACACCTGATGGATACGGCCAAGGTGCGTTTGATGCAACTGGACGCAAACCCTTAGCACAGACTTTCCAACAAAACTCAAGTGGTGAAAACTTTACGTTAGTTGTCAACCATTTCAAGTCCAAAGGTTCGGGTACACAAGGCGCTGGTGATGCTGATATCGGCGATGGTCAAGGTCAATTTAATGGAACACGGACTCGTGCTGCTCAAGATTTAGCAACTTGGTTAGCGACAAATCCCACAGGTAATAATGACCCAGATTACTTGATTGTTGGTGATCTAAATGCTTACGCCAAGGAAGATCCGCTCACGGTCTTGGCAAAAGCAGGCTATAACAATCAACTTTCCCAAAATACTTACTCTTATGTCTTTGACGGACAGTTGGGTTCTCTTGACCATGCCCTAGCTAATGGCAGTTTATCAGCACAAGTTACTGGTGCTGCCAAGTGGCACATCAATGCCGATGAACCAACTGTCCTTGATTACAATACCAACTTCAAGTCAGCAGGACAGCAGGATAGCTTATATAATCCTGACCCCTTCCGTTCCTCTGACCACGACCCGGTATTGGTGGGGCTTGACTTGTACAGCATCGACAAAACTATCATCCCTCCTGCTGGTCGGAAAATTGTCAAAGGTTCTAAAGGCAACGACGTGATTGTGGGTGGAGTTGGGGAAAAAACCCTCACAGGTGGTGATGGGAAAGACCAATTTGTTTATAACAGCATCCAAGAAGCGGGTCATTGGATCACAGATTTTCAAGTAGGTAGCGACAAAATTGTTCTGACTAAGTTACTCGATAGCTTAGTGACTGGGGGTTATAACGGCAGCGATGCGATCGCAGATGGCTATGTGCGTTTAATACAAGGACATACAGCTAAAAGTACAACCCTCCAAATTGACAGGGATGGTTTACTTAGCTCGGCAGCTTTCCAACCTTTCTTAGAGTTAGAAAACATTACCCCAGAGGCGACAAATAGCATCTATAACTTCGTGTTTTAG